The genome window TGAAACGCGACTCCCGGATGTGCGAGGGGTAGCCGACCCGACGGAACTCGTTCGTACGGAACGAGCCGCCGCCCGCCACCTCGAACAGCGCGGTGGCGTTGGAGAAGTCGTTGTCGAACTGGCTGATCTCCTTGTCGAAGACCCCGTCCCCGCGCTCGTCGCGCACCCCGATCGCGGACACGCTCACCGCATGCGTCTGCCAGGCGCCGAGCACACCGCCCACCGAGTGGGTCGGGTAGAGCAGCGGGGGATAGCTGGCGGTCGCCTTCCAGCGCTCGCCGCCGCTGTACTGGTAGGCCTCGTAGAAGCCGAGGTCCATGTCGTGCACGTAGTCGCCCTCGGCGTAGAACAGCCGCCCGAAGGCGCCCTCGGCGATCTGGTTGCGGGCGTGCACGGTCGCCGGGTTGTACTGACTGGTCTCACCCATCATGTAGGTCAGCCCGGTCGCCTTGACCGCGTCGATGATCGCCGCTATCTCCTCCGTGGTGATCGCCATGGGGACGGCGGAGTACACGTGCTTGCCGGCGTTCAGTCCCTGGACGACCAGGGGGCCGTGCGTCCAGCGCTGGGTGAAGATGGCGACCGCGTCGACCGCCTTGGACTCCAGCATCGCCTCGTAGGAGGGGAAGGTGCCGGCGAGGCCCTGGGCGGCGGCGAGCTGCTCGGCCCGTTCGGGCAGCAGGTCGGTGACGTAGACGTCGCTGACGCCGGGGTGGGCCTGGAACAGCGTGGCGAACTGGCCGGAGAACTGGCCGGCGCCGACGATGCCGAGCGAGAACGTCATGAAATGGGTGCCCTTCACTGGGAGAGGATCAGGTCGATCTGGCTGTTGGTCTTGTCGAGGCCGCTCACCGCGGCGCCGTCGTAGATGTCCTGCATGGCGGGGTGCATGAGCGCGTACACGTCCGCCGCGTAGTTGGTGATCGGGTAGGTGAAGGTGGTGAAGTCCCGCTTGTCGGCGACCGGCTCGGTGAACGCCGTGACGTCGATGCCCTTCTTCTTGTAGGCCGCGACGGCGGCCCGGGTCCCGTCGGGTGTGGCGGGGAAGACGATGCCGTAGCTGCCCACCGTTTTCTGGCAGGCGTCGGAGGACAGGTACTTCACCCGCTTCAGGGCGCCCTGCTTGTTGTGGGCGTTCTTGGTGACGGAGTCGGCGAGGCCGTTCATCATGGTGGCCCGCCTGCCGGTGGGGCCGACGGGGGTGAA of Streptomyces cynarae contains these proteins:
- a CDS encoding Gfo/Idh/MocA family protein, which translates into the protein MTFSLGIVGAGQFSGQFATLFQAHPGVSDVYVTDLLPERAEQLAAAQGLAGTFPSYEAMLESKAVDAVAIFTQRWTHGPLVVQGLNAGKHVYSAVPMAITTEEIAAIIDAVKATGLTYMMGETSQYNPATVHARNQIAEGAFGRLFYAEGDYVHDMDLGFYEAYQYSGGERWKATASYPPLLYPTHSVGGVLGAWQTHAVSVSAIGVRDERGDGVFDKEISQFDNDFSNATALFEVAGGGSFRTNEFRRVGYPSHIRESRFRFFGTEASMEQLATVALWQDKKGVDDITELLEPKPTMSPDDPSLQHIAPELRAAFTSGSAPVHDRSRLPREFDNLHNGHEGSHHFLVDDFVTAVNSRTLPSVNAWVAARYTLPGIIAHQSALKGGVRLEIPDFGDAPAV